From the Geoalkalibacter sp. genome, the window GTGCCGGCGCTCGACCCTGTCGCCCGACGAACGGATGCTCTGCGGCGCCCCCTTGAGCCTGCCGCGCCTGCACGATCTGGCATTGTGCAAGGCCGGCGAGGCAGGACGCGATATCCTCGATCTGCTCGCCCTCAAGCTCGGTCGGCCGCTGGCGATTTCACCCCGGGCCGAGCAGGCGCAGCGGCGTGCATTTTTGAAAGCTTTGCCGCAGGCATCAATCCATCAAGGTTCAAACAATTAGAGTATAGCCATATCTTTAGCCATATTTAAATACGGCTTTATTTCTCCCCTGTGATAGAATGCATCTATAAGCATGACGCAATTTGAGTGGGATCCGAATAAAGACCTCGAGAGTGATTTATGAGCAAGAAAATTCAATACACGGATGAGCCTCTCGGCGAGGTGAAGGTCGTTTCCGATTTCCTGCCTTCGCCCGAGGAATTAGCGTTCCGCGAGGAAACGGTGAAGGTGACCATCTCCCTCAGCAGGAAGAGCGTTGATTTCTTCAAGTCCGAAGCCGACAAGCATCACACACAGTATCAGCGCATGATTCGGCAATTATTGGATGCCTATGTTGATCGCCAGGAGCGGACTTCCGTCAAACACTCAACCCGAACCGACCAAGAGCGGTCGGCCGGGTAGCATCTACGGTTAACCCACCCATGTACTCCCTCGACAATCGCACCAACTGGTCCGCCGCACTCTACCCCGGCTGGGGCCGAAACGGGCAGCGGCAGTTCACCCTCGTCATCAAGGCGGGCTTTGCCTTTGATGTCGTGGGGCATCTGACTCCCTTGGCGCGCCCGGCCATCGAAGAGACGGATCGCTATCGCGGCGAACCGGGACGCTCAAGCCTCGCCGCCGCCTGCGAAACCGTGCCTTTCAAACAAGGCGCCGAATTGTTGCTCAGCGGCACCGCGCAACCGCCAGGCGCCGGGCGCACCGTCGGCGAGGTCGAAATCGGCCTGCGGCGCGGCGAGGGCGCGACCTGGAGCAAGACCCTGCGGGTTTTCGGCCGTCGCCGGTGGACGACAGGGCTGCTCATGGCCGTGCCCGGCGATCCGGAACCTCTCGACGCCGTGCCGCTCATCTACGAGAACGCCTATGGAGGCAGCGATCCCGCCGATCCCGACAAGATCTTCGCGGCCAACCCGGTAGGCCGAGGCTACAGTGAACGCGGTCGGCGCCTCAAAGGGCTGGAGTTGCCGCAGCTTGAGACGGGGCCGCGTTGCATCACCAGCCCCACCGCGCGCCCCGCTCCGGCCGGTTTCGGACCACTCTCGCCCCTTTGGGAGCCGCGTCTTGGCGCTTTCGCCGCGCTGAATGCGGATGCCACGCCGCAGGTCGGCTGCCCCTGGGGCCGGGAGGTCGCCGCAGATCTGTTCAATGCCGCTCCCCGCGATCAACGCTTTGCCGAACCCTTTCGCGGCGGGGAATGCCTCACCCTGCGCGGAATGGTCGCCGGGGCTCCCTCAGGCGTCCCTGTGCATCTGCCGCGCCTGCGACCGGAGGTGCGACGGGTGAGGGCGGGGCAGGTTGAGACGGTAGAAGTTTGCTGCGATACGCTGGTGATGGATACCGACGCGCGGCAGATACATCTGGTCTATCGCGCCGCGCTGTCCTGGGAGGCGAGGAATAACGACAACGTCTTGGTTGTGGTGCGCGATCTGGACAATGGAAAATAGGCTTATCTTGAGCAAGCGGCCCTTTGTCGCGACTTTATTTAGGTGAAGGCGAAAACTATGTCACTGGCCAAACTCAGCAGAAAATCGCAGGTCGTTCTCCCCGCCCATATCTGTCGCCGGCTGAATATCAAACCGGGCGACATGCTTGAGATTTCGGAAAAGGACCACGTCATTTTTATTCGCAAGGCGGAACAATCAGCGTTGGATGACCTCGATTTCTGTGGTGGCGATCTCTGGCGTGGTTATGACAATGAGCTTGAGGAGGCGCGGGAACAATCGGATCGCCGCCAGGGGTGACAATATTTGTCGCCGGCTGCTGTCACAAAATGTTCGCGCGCCTCGACGCATCCTGTGAATTTTTTCTCGCCATTTCCGCCCATGAACCCTATGTGGCCGAAACTCCATAAGGAATTTTTGTTTATGAAGTGGGCTTAAGGTCTTGGCACGGCTGTTGCTGAATGGGAAGCCAGATTGCAACCAAACCCCGAGGCGATCCGGACGCCTCGATCGGTATGTGGATGGACCCATGCAGTAGCGTTCCCCAACCCAGAAAGGAGCAACACAACATGTTGAAGAAGTTCAAGAAGAACCAAAAGGGTTTTACCCTCATCGAACTGCTGATCGTCGTCGCGATCATCGGTATCCTGGCGGCGATCGCCATTCCGCAGTTTGCGGCCTATCGGATTCGAGGATTTAACGCATCAGCTCAAAGCGATGTGCGCAACGTATCCACCTCGCAGGCTGGATTCTTCGCCGACTGGCAGGTTTTTGGCGGTACAGCCGCTTGGGCTCCTGGCGGTGCAGTCCCTGCATTTGCAAATGGTGCGGGTGCGATTCTTACCGGACCCAATAACGGCGTCGCCGGCAACATCCCTGGCATCGCCGCGACTGTCGGTGGTGTAAACCGCGGTATCCAGATCCCCCTGGGGAACTTGGTGATGGTTTCCGCCGGTACGGAAGCTGCGGGTCTGACCTCTTTCACTGCCGTTGCCAAACATATCCAGGGCGATACCTTCTTTGGCGTGGATAGCGACACGACGGCGATTTACTTTGACCAATGGGCTGGCTCCGCCGGGACCGCTCTGGTTGCCGGAAATATTCCTGCCTCTTTGGTCGGTACAGATGAATTCCAAGGCGTTGCTGGTCCCAGTGGCGCCAACTGGGGGGTTCGCTAAGAATCTCCCGAAATTCACCTAGGTGAATCCGGGCGCTGGTTGCATGACCAGCGCCCTTTGTTTACTCCCTGGGATTCGTCGTTAGCCATGGCAAATGATGTCGTCAGCTTTAACGCTGTCTCGAAAACCTATCCCCGCGAACTCGGCGCTGCCCCGCACCAGGCACTCAAGGGCATTTCCTTCCAGTTGGACAAGGGCAAAACCCTGGGATTGGTCGGTGCCAACGGCGCCGGAAAAAGTACCACCATTCGCCTGCTCATGGATTTCATCCGCCCGGACAAGGGGGAGATTCTGCTCTTTGACAAATCGCCCCAGTGTCACGAAATTCGTCGGCGGATCGGCTATCTCCCCGAGATCGCCAGTTTTCCGCACAATCTGACAGTGCTGGACATGATCCGCTTTACCGGAGAGGCCTGCGGCCTTCCGCGCGATGTCTGGCAAAAGCAGGGGGAAGCATGGCTACACGTTCTTGAACTCTGGGAAGCACGGCGGCGGCCCTTGCGCTCCTATTCCAAGGGCATGCAGCAGCGCGCCAATTTTGTGCTGGCCCTGATCAACGATCCCGATTTGCTTATCTTGGATGAGCCGATGAGTGGTCTCGATCCCCTGGGGCGGGCCAAAATCGCCAATTTGATTGCCGACCTCAAAAAGGAAGGGAAGACGATCCTTTTCTGTTCGCACATTCTGGAAGATATTGACCGGCTATCGGACAGCATTTTGGTGTTGCACCACGGGGAAAAGATCTTTGAGGGTTTGCCGGCCGACCTTTGCCGACAGCAGGGTGTCGATTCCATGGTCGAGGGTTATCTCAAGCTTGTCCAGGAGTCTGCGCCATGCGCCTGAGCCTGCGAAGAATATCAAGTCTTGCCCGCATCGTCGTGCTTGACGGCCTGCGTCGCCATGCATTAATTGGCCTGGTTCTTTTGGCCCTGGCCTGCGAGACCGGCGGTCTGTTCTTTTTTGGTTTCATCCCTCGCGATATCGGGCGCGCATCGAGCGATTTTATCCTAACCATCGGGTGGCTTGCCGGGTTCATTTTCCTTTTTTTTCATGCCGTGCATGTGACGGCCTGGGATGAGGAAAAACGTGTTTTGCATACCCTCTTGGCGCGGCCGCTCTCTCGGGCCGAGTATGTTCTTGGCACCTTTAGCGGTTTGGGTATTTTACTTTTTCTCCTCAACATGCTTCTCGGGGGGATTGGTTGGCTGATACTGCACTTTATTCAAAGAATGGTTGGGCCTAATTTTTTTGCCTATTTCTCCCACGGTTATTACGTTCTTTCCCTGGTTGGCATTCTCGCCATCCAGTTCATGATCCTCGCCGTCATAATTCTGTTTTCCGGGCTGGTAAGGGGCAGCTTTACCGTCTTGCTGCTGGCTCTGTCGTTCTACTTCATCTCCTCGGGGCTGCCGGTAGTGCGCGAATCTCTCGCAACCCAAGGGGCCGCAAATTTTTTGCCTCACTTACTCCAGGGGCTCTCCGCGGTTTTTCCGAATTTCGGTCGGCTTGATTTCAAACCTTGGGTCGTGCAGGTGGCCTCCACGCCGGAATGGTTTCATGTCGCCCTGAATTTTCTTTTTTCCGTTCTCTACTGTGGCATCATTCTCGGCCTTGCTTGCGCCGTTTATCATCGCAGGGATTTGAAGTGATGCTGGCCCGTGGCCTATTTGCCCTTGCATTTTGTGTCTTTGGGTTGGTTTTTGCCGTGCAGGAAAAAATCGCCGGGCACGCTGAGCCTTATCTCGCACCGGCAATGCCGACCCAAATTCAAAGGGTTGCTTTGGGCTACATGCAGCAATTGGGC encodes:
- a CDS encoding DUF2169 family type VI secretion system accessory protein; the encoded protein is MYSLDNRTNWSAALYPGWGRNGQRQFTLVIKAGFAFDVVGHLTPLARPAIEETDRYRGEPGRSSLAAACETVPFKQGAELLLSGTAQPPGAGRTVGEVEIGLRRGEGATWSKTLRVFGRRRWTTGLLMAVPGDPEPLDAVPLIYENAYGGSDPADPDKIFAANPVGRGYSERGRRLKGLELPQLETGPRCITSPTARPAPAGFGPLSPLWEPRLGAFAALNADATPQVGCPWGREVAADLFNAAPRDQRFAEPFRGGECLTLRGMVAGAPSGVPVHLPRLRPEVRRVRAGQVETVEVCCDTLVMDTDARQIHLVYRAALSWEARNNDNVLVVVRDLDNGK
- a CDS encoding AbrB/MazE/SpoVT family DNA-binding domain-containing protein produces the protein MSLAKLSRKSQVVLPAHICRRLNIKPGDMLEISEKDHVIFIRKAEQSALDDLDFCGGDLWRGYDNELEEAREQSDRRQG
- a CDS encoding type IV pilin protein; protein product: MLKKFKKNQKGFTLIELLIVVAIIGILAAIAIPQFAAYRIRGFNASAQSDVRNVSTSQAGFFADWQVFGGTAAWAPGGAVPAFANGAGAILTGPNNGVAGNIPGIAATVGGVNRGIQIPLGNLVMVSAGTEAAGLTSFTAVAKHIQGDTFFGVDSDTTAIYFDQWAGSAGTALVAGNIPASLVGTDEFQGVAGPSGANWGVR
- a CDS encoding ABC transporter ATP-binding protein, giving the protein MHDQRPLFTPWDSSLAMANDVVSFNAVSKTYPRELGAAPHQALKGISFQLDKGKTLGLVGANGAGKSTTIRLLMDFIRPDKGEILLFDKSPQCHEIRRRIGYLPEIASFPHNLTVLDMIRFTGEACGLPRDVWQKQGEAWLHVLELWEARRRPLRSYSKGMQQRANFVLALINDPDLLILDEPMSGLDPLGRAKIANLIADLKKEGKTILFCSHILEDIDRLSDSILVLHHGEKIFEGLPADLCRQQGVDSMVEGYLKLVQESAPCA